From Thunnus albacares chromosome 22, fThuAlb1.1, whole genome shotgun sequence, the proteins below share one genomic window:
- the LOC122973597 gene encoding NACHT domain- and WD repeat-containing protein 1 encodes MINEFHSLLSLVGAERPLVVLLDGLDELSEECGPDLSWISTPLPPNVHFILSATTDSPCSHTLQQSTRTIVLSLPPLSLDDIMPALEAKLRADQRRLQEQQWQLLVQACLSCPCPLYLEAAYSESLLWTSFSPQVNLSLPASLKGLYLGLLARLERNLGRQLVRRAASLISISRWGVTQEELLNLLAKDGKVLQEVTSTHPSSSSSQPRVPYVLWARLKRDLGHHLTEVRTDGTWVYRWTHSELSRVCIDLYLNTSDSRVAVHADYADYYREKSQYAHIFQPLAWTLDDKEDGGQKAKSYRFNLRKLNGLPYHLVHSGQILPFLSECIFNYEFLLHKAWGLSILDIEEDLKKAVLPDK; translated from the exons ATGATTAATGAGTTCCACTCTTTGTTGAGCCTGGTGGGAGCAGAGAGACCCCTGGTGGTCCTGCTGGACGGGTTAGATGAGCTGTCAGAGGAGTGTGGTCCAGACCTCTCCTGGATCTCAACCCCTCTACCTCCAAATGTCCACTTCATCCTTTCTGCAACCACTGACTCCCCCTGCTCTCACACTCTGCAG CAGTCAACCCGTACCATCGTCCTGTCCCTTCCTCCACTCAGTCTTGATGATATCATGCCAGCATTAGAGGCCAAACTGCGGGCTGACCAGCGGCGTCTGCAGGAACAGCAGTGGCAGCTGCTGGTCCAGGCCTGTCTCTCCTGTCCCTGCCCTCTGTACCTGGAAGCAGCGTACTCTGAGAGCCTGCTCTGGacctccttctcccctcaggTCAACCTCAGCCTTCCAGCCAGCCTGAAGGGCCTCTACCTTGGCCTCCTGGCTCGCCTGGAGAGAAACCTGGGGAGGCAACTGGTGAGACGGGCTGCATCTCTGATCTCCATTTCACGTTGGGGTGTCACTCAAGAG GAATTACTCAACCTACTGGCCAAAGATGGGAAGGTGCTCCAGGAAGTGACCTCAactcacccctcctcctcctccagccaaCCCAGGGTTCCTTATGTCTTGTGGGCTCGACTGAAACGTGACCTTGGCCATCACCTAACTGAGGTCAGGACAGATGGGACGTGGGTGTACCGCTGGACGCATTCTGAGCTGAGCCGTGTGTGCATAGATCTTTATTTAAATACAAGTGACTCTCGCGTGGCAGTGCACGCCGACTATGCTGACTACTACCGGGAAAAGTCACAGTACGCACACATATTTCAGCCACTGGCATGGACACTGGATGATAAAGAGGACGGAGGACAAAAGGCTAAAAGTTACAGATTCAATTTGAGGAAACTCAATGGGTTACCTTACCACCTGGTCCACTCAGGCCAAATCTTGCCCTTCCTGTCTGAGTGCATTTTCAACTATGAGTTCCTGCTACATAAGGCCTGGGGTTTGTCTATCCTGGACATAGAGGAGGACCTGAAGAAGGCTGTGCTGCCAGACAAGTAG